In one window of Gemmatimonadota bacterium DNA:
- the lptC gene encoding LPS export ABC transporter periplasmic protein LptC yields the protein MPTTRDPHVPSRLNDHASNRHARFRPWHLAMAVVLCAAACQPVDPPVPEEGAQDVLPDQEAWNTTIYLSRDGRQEATIRAGHRLYFSETNITVIDEGIYVEFFEEDGSLASTLEADWGEIDGQTHDLRVRGGVTVHSTERGILETDSLTWLNAANLIVTDAAVRLTGDTDVIAGDGFEADPGMRRYIIQRNIKGRFLPDAQPQ from the coding sequence ATGCCGACTACCCGCGATCCGCATGTTCCGTCCCGCCTGAATGACCATGCATCCAATAGGCACGCCCGCTTCCGGCCGTGGCACCTGGCCATGGCTGTCGTCCTGTGCGCGGCCGCGTGTCAACCCGTCGATCCGCCGGTTCCGGAGGAAGGCGCGCAGGATGTGCTGCCGGACCAGGAAGCGTGGAACACGACCATATACCTGAGCCGGGACGGCCGGCAGGAAGCCACGATCCGGGCGGGGCACCGCCTTTATTTCTCGGAAACCAACATCACGGTCATTGATGAGGGCATCTACGTCGAGTTCTTTGAAGAAGACGGCAGCCTGGCCTCCACGCTCGAAGCGGATTGGGGCGAAATCGACGGGCAGACCCACGACCTGCGCGTCCGGGGCGGCGTAACGGTCCACAGCACGGAGCGGGGCATCCTCGAAACCGATTCCCTGACCTGGTTGAACGCGGCGAATCTCATCGTAACGGATGCCGCCGTACGCTTGACCGGGGACACGGATGTTATTGCGGGCGATGGGTTTGAAGCCGATCCGGGCATGCGCCGGTATATCATCCAGCGCAACATCAAAGGCCGTTTTCTGCCGGATGCGCAACCGCAATGA
- a CDS encoding lysophospholipid acyltransferase family protein translates to MASLIKRMRNAVIYQAVCAIIGLMNALPRQQALSVGGWIGGLAYLAARGPRRLALSNLTLAYGEAQSHGQIRRLGRTVFRELGRNVVDVARLPRVTAENVDGLVKAEGLSQLESAYGEGKGVVAVSAHLGNFELMGAFLALKGFAVTVVAAPLYDARLDALLRENRVRSGLEVVPRDRATTAILRALRKGHVVGLLVDQDTRGAGIAVPFFGHPARTPTGPAVLADRTGAPIVPMAIHRLPDDTHLVTVRPPIRPTGRTPEDVETTTRAYTGELERFIRKAPAQWVWMHDRWKVSKEA, encoded by the coding sequence TTGGCCTCTCTGATCAAGCGCATGCGAAATGCCGTGATCTATCAGGCGGTGTGCGCGATTATCGGCCTGATGAATGCGTTGCCGAGGCAGCAGGCGTTGTCCGTCGGTGGGTGGATCGGCGGACTGGCGTACCTGGCCGCCCGCGGTCCCCGGCGCCTTGCCCTTTCCAATCTGACGCTGGCCTACGGCGAAGCGCAGTCGCACGGGCAGATCAGGCGGCTGGGCCGGACTGTCTTCCGGGAGCTGGGACGGAATGTCGTGGATGTCGCCCGGCTGCCCCGGGTCACGGCGGAGAACGTGGACGGACTGGTCAAGGCCGAAGGCCTGTCCCAACTGGAATCGGCCTATGGCGAGGGGAAGGGCGTGGTAGCGGTGAGCGCCCACCTGGGCAACTTCGAACTGATGGGCGCGTTCCTGGCGCTCAAGGGATTCGCGGTAACCGTGGTGGCGGCCCCGCTTTACGACGCCAGGTTGGACGCGCTCCTGCGGGAGAACCGGGTGCGGAGCGGACTGGAAGTAGTGCCCCGCGACCGGGCCACTACCGCCATACTTCGCGCGCTGAGAAAGGGGCATGTGGTGGGGCTCCTGGTGGACCAGGATACCCGGGGGGCCGGCATCGCGGTACCCTTCTTCGGCCACCCGGCGCGTACTCCGACCGGCCCCGCGGTGCTGGCGGACCGGACGGGCGCGCCCATCGTGCCCATGGCCATTCACCGTTTGCCGGACGACACGCATCTCGTGACGGTCCGGCCGCCGATCCGGCCCACCGGACGGACGCCGGAAGACGTGGAAACAACGACGAGGGCGTATACCGGGGAACTGGAACGGTTCATCAGGAAAGCGCCGGCGCAGTGGGTATGGATGCATGACCGATGGAAGGTGTCCAAGGAGGCCTGA
- the kdsA gene encoding 3-deoxy-8-phosphooctulonate synthase gives MKEVFVGDVAIGGGRPLALIAGPCVIESEAVVMETAERLIATTGQLGIPLVFKSSYAKANRSSAAYYAGPGLHEGLRVLRKVRDLGVPVLSDVHALPEVDEAAEVLDVLQLPAHLSMQTELTLALARTGKPVNVKKGQFLAPEDVASVVSKIESAGNRSILLTERGVSFGYHDLVADMRSLAIMRRTGYPVVFDATHVVRLYGRPSSDASGGTPEFIEPLARAAVAAGCEAVFIETHPRVSEALCDAASMLPLDRLEPLLESLKAIDEVVRPHTVD, from the coding sequence GTGAAAGAAGTCTTCGTGGGAGACGTGGCCATAGGCGGCGGACGGCCGCTGGCGCTGATCGCGGGGCCTTGCGTGATCGAGAGCGAGGCCGTGGTCATGGAGACCGCGGAACGCCTGATCGCCACAACCGGGCAGCTGGGCATCCCGCTCGTGTTCAAATCATCCTATGCGAAGGCGAACCGTTCTTCGGCGGCCTATTACGCGGGGCCCGGGCTGCACGAGGGGTTGCGCGTACTCCGGAAAGTCAGGGACCTGGGCGTGCCCGTGCTTTCGGACGTTCACGCGTTGCCTGAGGTAGACGAGGCCGCGGAGGTCCTGGACGTTCTGCAGCTTCCCGCGCACCTGTCCATGCAGACGGAACTTACCCTCGCCCTGGCCCGGACCGGAAAGCCCGTCAACGTGAAGAAGGGACAGTTCCTGGCGCCGGAAGACGTGGCGTCGGTCGTGTCCAAGATCGAAAGCGCGGGCAACAGGAGCATCCTCCTGACCGAACGGGGCGTCTCTTTCGGATATCACGATCTGGTCGCCGACATGCGGTCGCTGGCCATCATGCGCCGGACGGGATACCCCGTAGTATTCGATGCCACCCACGTGGTGAGGCTATACGGCCGTCCGAGCAGCGACGCGAGCGGCGGCACCCCCGAATTCATCGAACCCCTCGCCCGTGCCGCGGTGGCCGCGGGATGCGAAGCGGTATTCATCGAGACCCATCCCCGGGTTTCCGAGGCGCTGTGCGACGCCGCGAGCATGTTGCCGCTCGACCGCCTGGAGCCTCTGCTGGAAAGCCTCAAGGCGATCGACGAAGTCGTGCGGCCCCACACCGTGGATTGA
- the kdsB gene encoding 3-deoxy-manno-octulosonate cytidylyltransferase, with the protein MGSDIPRITGLIPARYASTRFPGKALAPLRGKPMIQHTYERSSRARCLTDLYVVTDDRRIADAVRGFGGEPIMTAPDHPSGTDRLAAAVREMDTDVVVNIQGDEPLITPEAIETVVQPLVDDPDLPMTTLAHRITRTEDLLNPHMGKVVFDRRGLALYFSRSPLPWPGERPDGEYLHEHRFYNTVGLYGYRRSFLLTFAGLEPTPLERIERLEQLRALENGYRITVRQTDYAPLGVDVPEDLLKAERRLAGEEDAS; encoded by the coding sequence ATGGGATCCGATATCCCGAGAATCACGGGCCTCATACCGGCCCGCTACGCTTCGACGCGTTTCCCCGGCAAGGCGCTGGCGCCCTTGCGGGGCAAACCGATGATACAGCATACCTATGAGCGGTCCAGCCGGGCGCGTTGCCTCACTGATCTGTACGTCGTGACCGACGACCGGCGCATAGCGGACGCGGTCCGCGGGTTCGGCGGCGAACCCATCATGACCGCGCCGGATCACCCGAGCGGTACGGACCGGCTGGCCGCGGCCGTACGGGAGATGGATACGGACGTGGTCGTCAACATCCAGGGAGACGAGCCGCTGATCACGCCTGAAGCCATCGAAACGGTGGTGCAGCCCCTGGTCGACGATCCGGACCTGCCCATGACGACCCTCGCGCACCGGATCACCAGGACGGAGGACCTGCTCAATCCCCATATGGGCAAGGTGGTCTTCGACAGACGGGGTCTGGCGCTGTACTTTTCCCGCTCGCCACTGCCCTGGCCGGGGGAACGGCCGGACGGGGAATACCTGCACGAACACCGGTTCTACAACACCGTGGGTCTCTATGGGTACCGGCGATCGTTCCTGCTCACGTTCGCCGGGCTTGAACCGACACCCCTGGAGCGGATCGAACGGCTGGAACAGTTGCGGGCCCTGGAAAACGGATACCGCATCACCGTGCGGCAAACCGACTACGCCCCCCTTGGCGTCGATGTGCCCGAAGATCTGTTAAAAGCGGAACGCAGGCTGGCCGGGGAGGAAGATGCGTCGTGA
- the gatC gene encoding Asp-tRNA(Asn)/Glu-tRNA(Gln) amidotransferase subunit GatC produces MTVTVKDVDHVAALAHLKFSDEEREQLVDQLNAILAYMEKLNTLDTTAVGPTSHVLQLKNVFRDDEAGKSLSQEESLRNAPASDRGHFTVPKVI; encoded by the coding sequence ATGACGGTAACCGTCAAGGACGTCGACCATGTCGCGGCACTGGCCCACCTGAAGTTCTCGGATGAAGAACGGGAACAGCTGGTGGATCAGTTGAACGCCATACTCGCGTACATGGAGAAGCTCAATACGCTCGACACGACGGCCGTAGGTCCGACTTCCCACGTGCTGCAGCTGAAGAACGTCTTCCGCGATGACGAAGCCGGAAAGTCGCTGAGCCAGGAAGAATCGTTGCGGAACGCTCCGGCGTCCGATCGCGGCCATTTCACGGTGCCCAAGGTAATCTGA
- a CDS encoding AAA family ATPase: protein MNLAGELNPAQVKAASYVDGPLLVLAGAGSGKTRVLTYRIAYLVEHLGIDPYHILAVTFTNKAAAEMKERIDRMLGQGDVPQWVGTFHSLSARILRREAEILGFRRDFVIYDGEDQLALIRRMMKDLEISDKRYSPEAVRSYISGAKDQLLSPAEYKAQNTDYFEQQVVSRVYEAYQHALEDCNALDFDDLIMRLAIGYATHPDLLNRYQERFQYILVDEYQDTNRAQYEWINRLARKYRNLCVVGDDDQSIYAWRGADIRNILEFEKDYPEARVIRLEQNYRSTRLILKAGNEVIRNNKGRKGKELWTDNPGGEKIGLVETMDDRDEARWISRKIQEMRNDSNRVLRDFTLLYRTNAQSRTLEDELRRAGLPYVIVGGVRFFERKEVKDVLAYLKVLVNGRDAISFRRMVNTPARGIGAVSVSRVEQLAVERGMDYLEALYHAGEAGISGKAHRAAVELGEFLLRLRSRLAEISGAEAARRVLEKTGYLRALELEAAKNVESETRVQNVNELMAALEEATERPEEGQPVSGLDDFLEEVALVTDIDRWDESVDCVTLMTLHNAKGLEFPVVFITGMEDGLFPISRAMESPTDLEEERRLCYVGITRAREQLFLTHANLRRRFGGTQTSLRSRFIDEIPDDLVSRESTGRLYSRSSWPQEEKVSVPPFEDDITTPRTVETPMGRVRISQGQDVKHPIWGKGRIIQVAGSGDDLRATIRFSDTTKKVIVKYAALEMI, encoded by the coding sequence ATGAACCTCGCTGGCGAACTGAATCCCGCTCAAGTCAAGGCCGCGTCCTACGTCGATGGGCCGTTGCTTGTGCTCGCCGGCGCCGGAAGCGGCAAGACCCGGGTGTTGACCTACCGGATCGCCTACCTCGTCGAACATCTCGGCATCGATCCCTATCACATCCTGGCTGTCACGTTCACCAACAAGGCGGCCGCCGAGATGAAGGAACGGATCGACCGGATGCTCGGACAGGGCGACGTCCCCCAGTGGGTGGGCACCTTTCATTCCCTCTCGGCCCGGATTCTGCGCCGTGAAGCGGAGATCCTGGGCTTCCGCCGCGATTTCGTGATCTACGACGGCGAAGATCAACTGGCCCTCATCCGCCGGATGATGAAGGACCTGGAGATCTCCGACAAGCGCTATTCCCCCGAGGCGGTTCGCAGCTATATCAGCGGAGCCAAGGACCAGCTCCTATCGCCCGCCGAGTACAAGGCGCAGAACACGGATTACTTTGAACAGCAGGTGGTTTCGCGGGTCTATGAAGCGTATCAGCACGCCCTGGAAGACTGCAACGCGCTGGATTTCGACGACCTCATCATGCGGCTGGCGATAGGATACGCGACGCATCCGGACCTGCTGAACCGGTACCAGGAACGGTTCCAGTACATCCTGGTGGACGAATACCAGGACACCAACCGCGCCCAGTACGAATGGATCAACCGGCTGGCGCGCAAATACCGGAACCTGTGCGTGGTAGGGGACGACGACCAGTCCATCTACGCCTGGCGCGGCGCGGACATCCGGAACATTCTCGAGTTCGAAAAGGACTATCCCGAGGCCCGGGTCATCCGGCTTGAACAGAACTACCGTTCCACCCGGCTGATCCTGAAGGCGGGCAATGAAGTCATCCGCAACAATAAGGGCCGCAAGGGGAAAGAGCTGTGGACGGACAACCCTGGCGGGGAGAAGATCGGCCTGGTCGAGACGATGGACGACCGGGATGAAGCCCGGTGGATATCCCGGAAGATCCAGGAGATGCGCAACGATTCCAACCGGGTGCTGAGGGATTTCACCCTCCTCTATCGAACCAACGCACAGTCGCGTACGCTGGAGGACGAGTTGCGCCGCGCCGGCCTGCCCTATGTGATCGTGGGCGGCGTCCGGTTCTTCGAGCGGAAGGAAGTCAAGGACGTCCTGGCCTATCTGAAGGTCCTGGTCAACGGCCGGGATGCCATCAGCTTCCGCCGCATGGTCAACACCCCCGCCAGGGGCATCGGCGCCGTCAGCGTGTCCCGCGTCGAGCAACTGGCCGTCGAGCGCGGCATGGACTACCTGGAAGCGCTGTACCATGCCGGCGAAGCGGGCATCTCGGGTAAAGCGCACCGCGCCGCCGTGGAACTCGGGGAGTTTCTGCTGCGTCTCAGGTCGCGCCTGGCAGAGATATCGGGCGCGGAGGCGGCCAGGCGTGTGCTCGAAAAGACCGGCTACCTGCGGGCACTGGAACTGGAGGCCGCGAAAAACGTGGAGTCCGAGACCCGGGTGCAGAACGTGAACGAGCTGATGGCCGCCCTTGAAGAGGCGACCGAGCGGCCGGAGGAGGGACAGCCGGTCTCCGGTCTGGACGATTTCCTGGAGGAAGTGGCCCTGGTAACCGATATCGACCGGTGGGACGAATCCGTGGACTGCGTCACGCTCATGACCCTGCACAACGCCAAGGGTCTGGAGTTTCCCGTCGTCTTCATCACGGGCATGGAAGACGGCCTTTTCCCCATTTCGCGCGCCATGGAAAGCCCCACCGACCTGGAGGAGGAGCGGCGGCTCTGTTACGTGGGCATCACGCGCGCCCGGGAACAACTGTTCCTCACTCACGCCAATCTGCGTCGAAGGTTCGGGGGAACGCAGACCTCCCTGCGGTCCCGTTTCATCGACGAGATTCCCGACGACCTGGTTTCACGGGAGAGTACCGGCCGGCTCTATTCGCGGTCGTCCTGGCCGCAGGAAGAAAAGGTCTCCGTCCCCCCGTTCGAAGACGATATCACGACCCCCCGGACCGTGGAGACGCCCATGGGCAGGGTGCGGATTTCCCAGGGACAGGATGTCAAACACCCTATCTGGGGTAAGGGACGCATCATACAGGTCGCGGGAAGCGGCGACGACCTGCGGGCGACGATACGCTTCTCGGATACGACCAAGAAGGTGATCGTGAAATACGCCGCCCTGGAAATGATATAA
- a CDS encoding GHMP kinase, whose protein sequence is MLDRLTDRGNLPADAEAFEHALACTPESPFGPLGTRFAAGKPIYVVRAPARLDCMGGIADYSGSLVCEMTLDRAVLMGLQARVDRKVVLHSAGVDGLGLSPDVALALDDLAPGSGTVDYDTVKRRFSGTPESAWAAYVAGAFSVLQGEGHMERFPHGATIVLGSNIPLRVGASSSAALEIAAMHGLNLLYGINLNGMTLAVLSQKVENHVVGAACGIMDQVTCAMGTRGHLLSLLCQPHTLREQIPIPDGVRFIGINSGVRREIKGARYTNSRIGAFMGLAILRDQLQSGNGAAANLRLGHLCNLSTSEYVDSCRSLLPSSITGRAFMRRYGNTPDPVTTVDPEVVYKVRSRVEHPVYEHRRVNGFTECIRRAGSCEQPALLKRAGRLMYASDWSYTHRCGLGSAETAWIVRETRKLGVEAGFYGARITGGGAGGTVAVAGNDRMLDHLDRLLERYGEATGIEAELFTGTSPGALEFGHRVYRIT, encoded by the coding sequence ATGCTGGATCGCCTGACGGATCGTGGAAACCTGCCCGCCGACGCGGAGGCCTTCGAGCACGCCCTGGCCTGTACGCCAGAGAGCCCGTTCGGCCCGCTGGGGACGCGCTTCGCGGCTGGGAAACCGATTTACGTCGTACGGGCGCCCGCGCGGCTCGACTGCATGGGCGGCATCGCGGACTACAGCGGTTCGCTGGTCTGCGAGATGACCCTCGACCGTGCCGTTCTGATGGGCCTTCAGGCCCGGGTCGACCGGAAGGTGGTCCTGCACAGCGCCGGCGTGGACGGACTGGGCCTTTCTCCGGACGTTGCACTGGCGCTCGACGACCTGGCGCCGGGTTCGGGCACCGTGGATTATGATACCGTAAAACGGCGCTTCTCCGGCACGCCGGAATCCGCCTGGGCGGCCTACGTTGCCGGGGCTTTCAGCGTGCTGCAGGGCGAAGGGCATATGGAACGGTTCCCCCACGGCGCCACGATCGTGCTGGGGAGCAACATACCGCTTCGGGTCGGCGCGTCCTCGTCGGCCGCGCTGGAAATCGCGGCCATGCATGGACTGAACCTGCTCTACGGGATCAACCTGAACGGGATGACGCTGGCCGTCCTTTCCCAGAAGGTGGAAAACCACGTGGTCGGCGCGGCCTGCGGCATCATGGACCAGGTCACCTGCGCAATGGGTACCCGGGGCCACCTCCTGTCCCTGCTCTGCCAGCCCCATACCTTGCGGGAACAGATACCGATCCCGGACGGCGTACGCTTCATCGGCATCAATTCCGGCGTCCGCCGTGAAATCAAGGGCGCGAGGTATACGAATAGCAGAATCGGCGCGTTCATGGGCCTCGCGATCCTGCGGGATCAGCTGCAATCCGGCAATGGAGCCGCCGCGAATCTCCGCCTGGGACACCTGTGCAACCTGTCCACGTCCGAATACGTGGATTCCTGCCGGTCCCTGCTGCCATCGAGCATCACGGGCCGGGCGTTCATGCGGCGGTACGGAAACACGCCCGATCCCGTGACGACCGTCGATCCGGAGGTTGTGTACAAGGTGCGCAGCCGCGTGGAACACCCGGTGTACGAACACCGCAGGGTGAACGGCTTCACCGAGTGCATCCGGCGGGCGGGGTCTTGTGAACAACCGGCACTCCTCAAGCGGGCGGGCAGGCTGATGTACGCTTCGGACTGGAGTTACACGCACCGGTGCGGGCTCGGGTCCGCCGAAACGGCCTGGATCGTCCGGGAAACTAGGAAACTGGGGGTGGAAGCAGGTTTTTACGGCGCCAGGATTACGGGCGGTGGAGCAGGCGGGACGGTCGCCGTCGCGGGAAACGACCGCATGCTGGACCATCTGGATCGTCTGCTGGAACGTTACGGCGAAGCGACCGGGATCGAGGCGGAGCTTTTTACGGGAACTTCGCCCGGCGCCCTCGAGTTCGGGCACCGAGTCTATCGGATCACCTGA
- a CDS encoding ribonuclease activity regulator RraA, protein MSDQQAPSRETLESLLIPSTATLTSVLTEFGLYNTFMQDVAPLAPGMRVAGPAFTLRYIPGREDITHVPVDNLTDMQRIGIESIGQGEVLVIDARGDTRAGVMGDILATRILQRGAAGVVSDGAFRDTPAIVEAGLAAYAKAKNAHNSKSVHYPSDIQRPIACGGVAVFPGDIIVGDAEGVVVIPRHLAEDVAAKAVAQEDREVFILQKIQQGASIIGVYPPDEKTLAEYEAWKAKKG, encoded by the coding sequence ATGTCCGATCAGCAAGCACCATCGCGGGAAACGCTCGAATCCCTGCTCATTCCGAGTACGGCCACGCTGACCTCCGTACTCACGGAATTCGGCCTGTACAACACGTTCATGCAGGACGTCGCGCCCCTGGCCCCGGGCATGCGCGTGGCCGGTCCCGCATTTACCCTCCGGTATATACCCGGCCGGGAGGACATCACGCACGTGCCCGTGGACAACCTGACGGACATGCAGCGGATCGGTATCGAAAGCATCGGGCAGGGCGAGGTGCTCGTGATCGACGCGCGGGGCGACACCCGGGCCGGCGTCATGGGCGACATCCTCGCCACGAGGATCCTGCAGCGCGGCGCCGCGGGGGTGGTGAGCGACGGCGCGTTCCGGGATACGCCGGCCATCGTGGAGGCCGGGCTCGCCGCGTATGCAAAGGCCAAGAACGCCCACAACAGCAAGAGCGTGCACTACCCGAGCGATATACAACGTCCCATTGCCTGCGGCGGCGTAGCCGTGTTCCCCGGAGACATCATCGTGGGCGACGCGGAGGGCGTCGTAGTGATCCCGCGCCACCTTGCCGAAGATGTGGCGGCAAAGGCCGTGGCGCAGGAGGACCGCGAAGTCTTCATCCTGCAGAAGATCCAGCAGGGAGCCAGCATCATCGGCGTTTACCCGCCCGATGAAAAGACCCTGGCCGAATACGAGGCCTGGAAGGCGAAAAAGGGCTGA
- a CDS encoding MFS transporter → MGNRIMQQDKKLTRLQTARGMRMWNVNGMLESVHSAITTGVYTTGYALHLGASSAMIGFISASISIGQLLQAFSPLLIERLQRRKPLCLSANAVSSSLWLPIAFIPFLFFEVYQVLALMGCIALSKAVMSLVSPARQSWLTDLVPDEMRGRFVARQRSLTASAGLITSVCAGFFLSTYAAGDEQGGFTTLFIVAVVFSGFGVWAWSRIPEPQKSRGEHVPSNQLLRLPFRHGPFRRLMFLVSGRLLIAQIAAPFFTVYMLRTLEVSYAQIAIYSAIQTIATIIMNPFWGYLADKYGYKPVMSLTAVGLALFPLGWGFVTLENYWIMVPLVQVWGGSMSAGWGTARFNLIVKTAPAVNRSAFLGCYSAVSRGCAACGAVLGGIAADLCTSIPAVSFFGYTFAGLQYLFLANGALRVAYMGLLTRVTSDSQVSSRDVINRVRKGNPIATLWHLVRMGKSSNPSVRARAARELGETGSHLAVDELIALLEDSDRNVRREAVQSLSRIGAVESVNPLLECVGSPSSDIAEEAVEALGAVPSSLSLNILVTLLHDERPGIRRSAILALDRIGDRRAETALEALLEHERDPAIVQSALETLARMGNTGILGRLQDLIRSSETSLERGVLVMSAGHLLGAPDLLYRLLQSGEMDQDRATVRIFRTVRRQLGGWSRVERAARNRFTEAVDRALSAFERQQTGEVLKRLVEIARDIVAEAGTDRPDRPDRPDHATEDMAPAEGPAARPNEIALAYRVLADLESEGRNRTLHSEERLLAVVAFQRMADLATDTD, encoded by the coding sequence ATGGGAAATCGAATCATGCAACAGGATAAGAAACTGACCCGGCTGCAGACGGCGCGCGGGATGCGCATGTGGAACGTGAACGGCATGCTCGAGTCGGTGCATTCGGCGATTACCACGGGTGTCTACACCACGGGTTACGCGCTGCATCTCGGCGCATCCAGCGCCATGATCGGTTTTATTTCCGCGTCCATTTCCATCGGCCAGTTGCTACAAGCCTTCTCGCCGCTGCTGATCGAGCGACTGCAACGGCGCAAGCCGCTGTGCCTGTCCGCCAATGCCGTCAGTTCGTCGCTCTGGCTGCCCATCGCCTTCATCCCCTTTCTCTTCTTCGAGGTTTACCAGGTGCTGGCGCTCATGGGCTGCATCGCCCTCTCGAAGGCCGTCATGTCCCTGGTTTCTCCGGCCCGTCAGTCCTGGCTGACCGACCTGGTACCCGACGAGATGCGCGGCCGCTTCGTCGCCCGGCAGCGCAGTTTGACGGCGTCCGCCGGACTGATCACGTCGGTCTGCGCGGGGTTCTTCCTGAGTACGTACGCCGCGGGAGATGAGCAGGGAGGCTTCACCACCCTGTTCATCGTGGCCGTGGTCTTCTCCGGCTTCGGGGTCTGGGCATGGTCCCGCATTCCCGAACCTCAGAAGAGCCGGGGAGAGCATGTCCCTTCGAACCAGTTGCTTCGCCTGCCTTTCCGGCACGGTCCCTTTCGCAGACTGATGTTCCTGGTTTCGGGTCGGCTCCTCATCGCCCAGATCGCCGCGCCGTTTTTCACGGTCTACATGTTGCGGACGCTGGAGGTCTCTTACGCCCAGATCGCGATCTACTCGGCGATTCAGACCATCGCCACGATCATCATGAATCCCTTCTGGGGCTACCTGGCGGACAAGTACGGGTACAAGCCGGTCATGTCGCTAACCGCCGTGGGACTGGCTCTGTTTCCGCTGGGCTGGGGTTTCGTGACTCTGGAAAACTACTGGATCATGGTGCCGCTGGTACAGGTCTGGGGCGGCAGCATGAGCGCGGGGTGGGGTACCGCCCGGTTCAATCTCATCGTCAAGACGGCTCCGGCGGTCAACCGCTCCGCGTTCCTGGGATGCTACTCCGCGGTATCGAGAGGGTGCGCGGCCTGCGGCGCCGTACTGGGCGGCATTGCCGCCGATCTGTGTACCTCCATCCCCGCCGTCTCCTTCTTCGGCTACACCTTCGCGGGTCTGCAATACCTCTTTCTTGCCAACGGGGCGCTTCGCGTCGCCTACATGGGCCTGCTGACCCGTGTGACCTCCGATTCGCAGGTTTCTTCCCGGGACGTGATCAACCGCGTGCGCAAGGGGAATCCCATCGCGACCCTGTGGCACCTGGTGCGCATGGGGAAATCGAGCAATCCCTCGGTCCGGGCCCGGGCCGCCCGTGAACTGGGCGAAACGGGCAGTCACCTGGCCGTGGACGAACTGATCGCGTTGCTGGAGGACAGCGACCGCAACGTACGCCGGGAGGCCGTGCAGTCCCTGAGCAGGATCGGCGCGGTGGAGTCCGTCAATCCGCTGCTCGAATGCGTGGGCAGCCCATCGTCGGACATCGCCGAAGAAGCCGTGGAAGCCCTGGGCGCGGTGCCTTCGTCGCTCAGTCTCAACATCCTGGTGACCCTGTTGCACGACGAACGTCCGGGCATCCGGCGAAGCGCCATTCTCGCCCTGGATCGAATCGGGGACCGCCGCGCGGAAACCGCGCTGGAAGCCCTGCTCGAGCATGAGCGGGATCCCGCGATCGTTCAGTCCGCCCTGGAAACGCTGGCCAGGATGGGCAATACCGGTATCCTGGGACGGCTTCAGGACCTCATACGGAGCAGCGAAACCAGCCTTGAGCGGGGTGTCCTGGTCATGTCGGCGGGGCATCTCCTCGGCGCACCGGATCTGCTGTACCGATTGCTACAGTCCGGCGAGATGGACCAGGACCGGGCGACGGTGCGGATTTTCCGAACCGTCCGCCGGCAACTGGGTGGCTGGTCGCGTGTCGAGAGAGCGGCAAGGAACCGGTTCACGGAGGCCGTCGACCGTGCCCTGAGCGCGTTCGAGCGCCAACAGACCGGTGAGGTGCTGAAGCGGCTCGTGGAGATCGCACGGGACATCGTTGCGGAAGCGGGGACGGACCGCCCGGACCGCCCGGACCGCCCGGACCATGCAACCGAAGATATGGCGCCGGCGGAAGGACCAGCAGCGCGCCCGAATGAGATCGCACTGGCGTACAGGGTCCTGGCGGACCTGGAATCGGAAGGCCGTAACAGAACCCTGCACTCAGAGGAGAGACTGCTGGCGGTCGTGGCCTTTCAGCGGATGGCGGACCTGGCCACCGACACCGACTGA